CGCCGGTATCCCGGAGGACCAGATCCAGAAGATCATCTACGACCCCAACGCGCAGTCGTTCAACGCGGAGGTCGACCAGGTGGCCAACTTCGCACCGGATGCTGTGGCACTCATCGGCTTCGAGGAGTCGGCGAAGATCATCACTCGCATGCACGAGGTGGGTATCGGCCCGTCCGACGGCATGGCGGTCTTCGGTGTCGACGGCAACATGGGGAACGCGCTGGGCGAGAACGTCGCCGAAGGACTGCTCGACGGCATGGCCGGCACCACGCCGCTGACCGACACCGGCGAGGAGTTCCAGCAGCGACTGCTCGGCGTCGATCCGGGTCTGATCGACTTCAACTACGCCGGAGAGTCCTACGACGCCGTGATCGTCTCGGCGCTGGCCGCGGAACAGGCAGGGTCGACCGCCGGGGTGGACATCGCCGCGAACATCAACTCGGTGACCCGCGACGGGGAGAAGTGCACCAGCTACCAGCAGTGCCTCGACCTGCTCCGTGCGGATCAGGACATCGACTACGACGGTGCCACCGGCGAACTCACCTTCGTGGACGCGGGCGAACCCGGCGTGGGCTCGTACGGCCGACTCGTGTTCGGTCCCGACAACACCCTGACCACCGAGGACTACATCGTGGTGGGTGAGTGACCCGCCGGTCGTGAGCGAAGGGGTGATCGCCGGTAGGCGGTCACCCCTTCCGCTTCTCCCGGCTGCCGGCGAGAGTGCCGAGATACAGTTCGACGACCTTCGGGTCGTGCATGAGATTGCTGCCGGTGTCGGTGTACGCGTTGCGGCCCTGGTCGAGAACGTATCCGCGATCGCAGATCTGCAGGCAGCGACGCGCGTTCTGCTCGACCATGATGATCGACACCCCCGCCGCGTTGATCTTCTTGCAGCGGATGAAGACCTCGTCCTGGAACATCGGCGACAGTCCCGCCGACGGCTCGTCGAGGAGCAGCACCGACGGCTCCATCATCAGCGCGCGGCCCATCGCGACCATCTGCCGCTCACCACCGGAGAGCGCTCCCGCCTTGACCTTCCGGCGCTCGGACAGCAACGGGAACAACGACGCCACCCGCTCGAACTGCTTCTCGAAGTCCTTCGGACGCAGATAGATCCCCATCTCGAGGTTCTCCTCGATGGTCAGTGAGGGAAACACGTTCTGCGTCTGCGGCACGTAGCCGATCCCCTTGCGCACCAGGATGTGTGCGGGCGCCGAGGTGATCTCGTCCCCGCCGAGCGTGACGGTGCCGCTGCGGATGGGGATGAGGCCGAACAACGCCTTGAGCAGGGTCGACTTGCCGGCTCCGTTCGGGCCGATGATGCCCACGATCTCACCGTCGCGCAGGTAGAAGTTGCAACCGCGCAGAATATCGACCCCGGGGAAGTAACCGGCCACGAGATCGTCGGCGCGCAGGAGAGCTCCGGTCGCCAGGCGCGCATGTTCCTCCGGGGTCGCGGCACGTTCCGCCGGCGTCGTCCCGGTGAGTGCAGGAGTGATGTTGTCGCTCAAGGCTTCTCCAGGGTCGTGGCCGTCGCGTCGGTCGACGCCGAATCGGGATCGGACAGGTCGCCTCCGGCCTCGAGGGTCTGCGCTTCCGCGTCCGCGAGGGCGTCGGCGAGTTCGGCGGTCGCGCCCACGGGATTGCCCTCGTCGTCGAATTCGAGTGC
This window of the Rhodococcus pyridinivorans genome carries:
- a CDS encoding ABC transporter ATP-binding protein; its protein translation is MSDNITPALTGTTPAERAATPEEHARLATGALLRADDLVAGYFPGVDILRGCNFYLRDGEIVGIIGPNGAGKSTLLKALFGLIPIRSGTVTLGGDEITSAPAHILVRKGIGYVPQTQNVFPSLTIEENLEMGIYLRPKDFEKQFERVASLFPLLSERRKVKAGALSGGERQMVAMGRALMMEPSVLLLDEPSAGLSPMFQDEVFIRCKKINAAGVSIIMVEQNARRCLQICDRGYVLDQGRNAYTDTGSNLMHDPKVVELYLGTLAGSREKRKG